From the genome of Halobacteriovorax marinus SJ:
AGCATTCGAATTCACAATTTAAAAATTCGTTTAATTTTGCTTGCTCAACCATGAGGTTAGAGACCTCAAGACCATAAAACTTAAAGTTTCCATATTGCTCTCTTAGTTTACTTAAGTAGCTAGCATTGCCATGTCCAAGCTCAAGTACTTCATCTGATGGAGTAATATTTAAATGCTTATATGCACTCTCAATCATGGTGAAATTGCTCTCACTCATTTGCTTTGCTACTTCAATGCCAGTCTTTCCTTCTGGTTTTGAGAGTTGTTTAGATAAATCTGATAAACTTAGTTTAGACATAGCTAAATCATATGAACTTAAATATTTAAAGTAAATATAGATTTAGCTTTGTCTATTAGATCTACTCTTTATACATAGACTGAAAGTGCTTTGATGAGTCAGGGTACTTCGCAACGGCCTTGTCGATAAGGTGAATAATTGAGTTTGTTTTTCTTTGGGCCTTAATCGAACTTAAGATAACAGCTTCAAAAACTTGAATACTTGCAGCACCAGACTCAGCTAGTGGAATACCTTTCTTAAGCACACTGTTGATATCTTGGTTACAATAGTCAATTTGAATTTCTAAACTTTGATAGAGAGGGTTGTCTCCGTGCAAAGATTCAAATTGTCTAAGAACATCGAAACCAAGCTTTACTTCCTTATATTCAATAAATGTCATAATAATATTTTCTATAATGGAGAGCTTTCCTGAAGAGCACTTCACTGCTTCTAGGAGAGTTTTGATTCCCTTTTGTCTATCACCAGTTCTTAAAAAGAATTTACTACATATAACTAAACTTGCAGCAATATTAGTTTTTATACTCGGTGATTGAACTTCAAGAGATCTAAAGAACTCTGCGTATTTTATCAAGTCTTCGTATTGATGATTGGCAATTGATAGCCTAATTAACTCTGGAAGATTATCAGGGTTAATAGGGTAGTGCTTTAGAATCTTTGCCGTATGATCATAGGCCTTCTTCCACATCTTCAAATCCGAGTATTCGGTTGCTAGAGCTTGGAGAGAGAGGTAGTGAGCATGATTCACTTCGAGACTCTGTTCAAATAACTTGAGTGCCTCTTCTATATTTCCTTCCTCTTGATTGATTCTCGCATCTAAATAGAAAACCTCGTCGAGATTATCTAGTTTTTGCTTTAGTGGTTCGAGAATTGTCTTAGCTCTATCTAGATTATTTAAAAAGATTGCTTCTTTAATTGCGTGATAGAAGTTTAAAAAAGGACTTCTCTCCATCTTTCTCTCGACAGTTTTTAGAAAACTCTCAGAAAGAGATTTTGCTGTAAATGGTTCAGCAATATAGTCGTCAGCTTCTGTATCTAAAACAAGACATGAAGAGGCAACACTATTTGGCCCTGATATCAAAGTGAAGATAGAGTTTTGTCTATTTGGAAAAACATTCATATGAGTTTTAAGAATATCTATTCCTTTCTGACCTTGGACTTCATATCCAGCAAAGACAATATCAATTTTTAGGTCATTAATAATTTCGCAAGCATCAGAATTATTATCGGCAACAAAGATATGTTGAACCTTTATTCCAAAATTTGTAAAAATCTTTTTAAGCGTAGTTCGTGTCGTCTTTTTATTATCAACAATCAACGCCTTCTTATTTTCTAAGTAAGACTTTATAAGTTCAACTTTCTTTGGATTCATATCTTCAAAGATCATTTCTTCACCTCCTCAATTAAAGAGGTGATACCTTCTTGCTTTTTTAAGTATGCATTAAGGATCTCATTCCATTCATTGGCCTTATACTGAGTGAACTTCACTTCAATATAAATTTTTTCTTCATCAGCAACTTGCTGATCTATTACCTTTCCAATGATAGTGATAGATTCTTGATTTTCTGGTGTCGGAAATTTTACAATTCTCTTTGGTGTTTCTTTAAAGAAAGCAATTGAGAGATTGTGTCCCGTCTGACATAGATTCTTTGGGATACATAGACAAACAGAGTCCTCTCTCAGTTCATTTATTTTAATGAACTGAGCACTTAGAAATGAAATACCTGAAGTGTCGTTTCTAAGAACAACTCCATAATTTAATTCTTGGTACTGTTTCAAATCTAATGAATCTGATAATGATATTTTCTTAGCAGCGTTTTCATTCATGAGTCTCATTTTAAATGGAAAACTAATTTGAGACAAATGGCCTATATATATGGAACTTTAGTTCCTTTTCTATTAATGAGGTGACCACTAAAGTTGTAGGTCTCAGGATTATAGGCGCTTACTTTACCTTCTCCCCCTGGAATATCAATAATATATTGTGGAAGTGCCCATCCTGGAAGATGATTTCTTAAGGTTGCGTAAAGGTTGCGACCTTCTTCAAGTGTGAGCATGAAGTGAAGACCACCTTTTACTTTGTCTGGGTGGTGCAAGTAATAAGGCCTAATATTGAGTTTAATAAGTTCATCGATAAGCTTAAGAAGTGCTTGTTTACTGTTGTTTACACCTTTTAGTAAAACACTTTGAGAGAGTAAGTTTGAACAATGAGCATGCAGTAAACTTAGTGCAACTTTATTTTCTTCATTAAACTCTTGAGAGTGGTTTACGTGAATAATAAAATTTATCTGTAAAAAATCTTTCTTGAAATTCTCAATAATTTTACAAAAGTTTTCAGTAATTCTGCTGGGGAGAATAATAGGAGTTCTTGTGTGAAAACGAATAAATTTTATGTGAGGAATTTTTTTAAATTCGTTTAGATAAAATTCAATTCTCTCATCACTTAATATAAGTGGATCTCCTCCACTAAATATAATCTCATTTATTTCTGAGTGTTGTTTAAGATATTCTAAAACTTTTTCAAAGTTCGCTTTAAATAATTCATCATTAGTACCAAGCTCATTCTTCCTAAAACAGTATCTGCATATTACGGGACAGACCTGTGTTGGAAAAAAAAGAATTCTATTTTCATAACGGTGAACTATCTGAGCAAGGGGAGATTGATTATGGTCACCAATTGGATCACTCTCTCCGCCTAAGTCATTTTCACTAACTTGTGGAAGGAATTGATTCGCCAGAGGAGAATCGAGTCCAGCTTTCTTTATGTGTGTAGCAAATTTTCTTGGTATTA
Proteins encoded in this window:
- a CDS encoding response regulator gives rise to the protein MIFEDMNPKKVELIKSYLENKKALIVDNKKTTRTTLKKIFTNFGIKVQHIFVADNNSDACEIINDLKIDIVFAGYEVQGQKGIDILKTHMNVFPNRQNSIFTLISGPNSVASSCLVLDTEADDYIAEPFTAKSLSESFLKTVERKMERSPFLNFYHAIKEAIFLNNLDRAKTILEPLKQKLDNLDEVFYLDARINQEEGNIEEALKLFEQSLEVNHAHYLSLQALATEYSDLKMWKKAYDHTAKILKHYPINPDNLPELIRLSIANHQYEDLIKYAEFFRSLEVQSPSIKTNIAASLVICSKFFLRTGDRQKGIKTLLEAVKCSSGKLSIIENIIMTFIEYKEVKLGFDVLRQFESLHGDNPLYQSLEIQIDYCNQDINSVLKKGIPLAESGAASIQVFEAVILSSIKAQRKTNSIIHLIDKAVAKYPDSSKHFQSMYKE
- a CDS encoding KamA family radical SAM protein, producing the protein MEKWQSEYRDSIKTHAALEEFFEAQFPKVDFPLLIPRKFATHIKKAGLDSPLANQFLPQVSENDLGGESDPIGDHNQSPLAQIVHRYENRILFFPTQVCPVICRYCFRKNELGTNDELFKANFEKVLEYLKQHSEINEIIFSGGDPLILSDERIEFYLNEFKKIPHIKFIRFHTRTPIILPSRITENFCKIIENFKKDFLQINFIIHVNHSQEFNEENKVALSLLHAHCSNLLSQSVLLKGVNNSKQALLKLIDELIKLNIRPYYLHHPDKVKGGLHFMLTLEEGRNLYATLRNHLPGWALPQYIIDIPGGEGKVSAYNPETYNFSGHLINRKGTKVPYI